Proteins from one Methanococcus maripaludis C5 genomic window:
- a CDS encoding DUF356 domain-containing protein: MVLLIIRGDSYEKIKNAIADVHRHAKLTILGKPRIMVPEAADEILEHIVGNIKKPCKKACLVRIEENAPRAIDRIRKIHPPAHIVIVSERHEPYFYLLEDLPKMPLLKGYYKSKSLDSDEEIEESH, translated from the coding sequence ATGGTACTCTTGATTATTAGAGGCGACAGCTACGAAAAAATAAAAAACGCAATAGCTGATGTTCACAGGCATGCTAAATTAACAATACTTGGAAAACCAAGAATAATGGTTCCAGAAGCTGCAGACGAAATTCTGGAGCATATTGTTGGAAACATTAAAAAACCATGTAAAAAGGCTTGCCTTGTCAGGATTGAGGAAAATGCGCCAAGAGCAATTGACAGGATTAGAAAAATTCACCCTCCTGCACATATCGTAATTGTTAGCGAGAGGCACGAACCTTACTTTTACCTCCTAGAAGACCTTCCTAAAATGCCGCTTTTAAAAGGGTACTACAAAAGTAAAAGTCTTGATTCAGACGAAGAAATCGAAGAATCACATTAA
- a CDS encoding RNA ligase partner protein, with amino-acid sequence MQKQRFCLDTTAITDSDVRKSLGVSNISESAEKIMDIIAQARVQLDISCHIPYNTVYKELIGFLVREECAPETLIKVNTWLVKKTPNRYEIKIPAEIFYEYIKDLRERINKGMRISENAMYETALEAYILSKPDEKDREDVLNEVLSKTVNSFRDKYRNTLRGGTLDSAPDLDVLLLAKELDAAVVANDEGIEKWAQRLGLRFVNARDFPFIIQEYLDLWDKK; translated from the coding sequence TTGCAAAAACAGAGATTTTGCCTCGATACAACTGCAATTACAGACAGTGATGTTAGAAAATCATTAGGAGTTTCAAACATCTCAGAATCTGCAGAAAAAATAATGGATATTATTGCACAAGCACGAGTACAGCTCGATATTTCATGTCACATTCCATATAATACTGTTTATAAAGAACTCATTGGTTTTTTAGTTAGGGAAGAGTGCGCTCCTGAAACATTGATAAAGGTAAACACGTGGCTTGTCAAAAAAACTCCAAATCGCTACGAAATAAAAATTCCCGCTGAAATATTTTATGAATATATAAAAGATTTAAGGGAAAGAATAAATAAAGGGATGAGAATAAGTGAAAACGCAATGTATGAAACAGCCTTGGAAGCATACATCCTCTCAAAACCTGACGAAAAAGATAGGGAAGACGTGTTAAACGAAGTCCTGTCAAAAACGGTTAACAGTTTTAGAGACAAATATCGAAATACCCTTCGAGGAGGTACTCTTGATAGTGCCCCCGACTTAGATGTTCTTTTATTGGCAAAAGAGCTCGATGCAGCAGTTGTTGCAAATGACGAAGGTATTGAAAAATGGGCTCAAAGACTTGGGCTTAGATTCGTCAACGCAAGAGATTTTCCATTTATAATTCAAGAATATCTTGATTTATGGGATAAAAAGTAA
- a CDS encoding nucleotidyltransferase family protein yields the protein MEDEIKSFAKDRKLIIEDSKNSKNNIVEVQKAIETLKDEKNAKNVVVDFTEYNPLHNGHKYCMDFGKREGLFISVIPGPLERSGRGIPYLVNRYIRSEMALLAGADLVVEGPPMGIMGSGQYMQCLIKIFSALNGDIIPRGYIEEETMEKVINSINNKNHIKIKPYNISCIETGEKFGEKLEIDNYVIASMSYTIYKLKENFPEWKPKFKFIERIEGISGTKIREGVFNNNFESIKHMLPETTLNVFKSFENNLSEIILKRNEQMVLDTVNNFDLSKYLPENISEKLNEKEYYKSIEEIKECIPRGFSKNNIERTISKLEARIEKETISKYIENYPANLKILKGINNNE from the coding sequence ATGGAAGACGAAATAAAGTCATTTGCAAAAGATAGAAAGTTGATAATTGAAGACTCGAAAAATTCAAAAAATAACATTGTTGAAGTTCAAAAGGCCATTGAAACTTTAAAAGACGAAAAAAATGCAAAAAACGTTGTTGTAGACTTTACTGAATACAATCCGCTCCATAATGGACATAAATACTGCATGGATTTTGGTAAACGTGAAGGATTATTTATCAGTGTTATTCCAGGACCCCTTGAAAGAAGTGGAAGGGGAATTCCATATTTAGTTAATAGATATATTAGATCAGAAATGGCATTACTTGCAGGTGCAGATTTGGTAGTTGAAGGCCCACCAATGGGAATTATGGGTTCAGGGCAATACATGCAGTGTTTGATAAAGATTTTTTCTGCGTTAAATGGGGATATCATTCCAAGAGGGTACATTGAAGAAGAAACCATGGAAAAAGTGATTAATTCGATAAATAATAAAAATCATATCAAAATAAAGCCTTACAATATTTCTTGTATTGAAACCGGTGAAAAATTCGGGGAAAAGTTGGAAATCGACAACTACGTGATTGCATCGATGTCATACACAATTTACAAATTAAAAGAAAATTTCCCAGAATGGAAACCCAAATTCAAATTTATCGAAAGAATTGAAGGTATAAGTGGAACAAAAATACGGGAAGGAGTTTTTAACAATAATTTTGAATCCATAAAACATATGCTTCCAGAAACTACATTAAATGTCTTTAAATCTTTTGAAAATAATTTATCGGAAATTATTCTTAAAAGAAATGAACAGATGGTTCTTGATACTGTGAATAACTTTGATTTAAGTAAATATTTACCCGAAAATATTTCAGAAAAATTAAATGAAAAAGAATATTACAAATCAATTGAAGAAATAAAAGAATGTATTCCTAGAGGTTTTTCAAAAAATAACATTGAAAGAACAATCTCAAAACTAGAAGCGAGAATAGAAAAGGAAACTATCTCAAAATACATTGAAAACTATCCGGCAAACTTAAAAATTTTAAAGGGGATAAATAATAACGAATAA
- the pfdA gene encoding prefoldin subunit alpha, giving the protein MNEELQNQFMALDVYNQQVQKLQEELSNIDMMIMELLKSIESMEGLKTSKEILLPLGAGAFVNAQVQNPEKIVLSVGVDVLLEKDVDEVIVDFQKSVEELEQTKELVNTQIQKTNQEIVKLRSELEKRAAAIEQRSAQMKPRTN; this is encoded by the coding sequence ATGAACGAAGAACTTCAAAATCAATTCATGGCGCTCGATGTTTATAACCAACAGGTGCAAAAACTTCAGGAAGAACTTTCAAACATTGATATGATGATTATGGAACTTTTAAAATCCATTGAATCTATGGAAGGTTTAAAAACCTCTAAAGAAATTTTGTTGCCACTTGGTGCAGGTGCATTTGTAAACGCACAAGTTCAAAATCCTGAAAAAATCGTTCTTTCAGTAGGAGTTGATGTTTTACTTGAAAAGGACGTTGACGAAGTAATCGTTGACTTCCAAAAAAGTGTTGAAGAGCTCGAACAGACCAAAGAACTTGTAAACACCCAGATCCAAAAAACAAACCAAGAAATTGTAAAATTAAGATCTGAACTCGAAAAAAGAGCTGCCGCAATTGAACAAAGAAGCGCTCAAATGAAACCTAGGACGAACTAA
- a CDS encoding monovalent cation/H+ antiporter subunit E codes for MSLLFNIFIVTIIIYSYLSLLIITNCSHMDKGVKMKLFGFFGYLIVFLKALGEAWIDVVKRSFDGKIDPEVIEINTDINSLMGQVLLASSITLTPGTLTIDLNSENKTLKVASISPRTKDEIVPFEPYIKKIFD; via the coding sequence ATGAGCCTTCTTTTTAATATTTTTATAGTTACGATAATTATATATAGCTATTTATCATTATTGATAATTACGAATTGTTCCCACATGGACAAAGGTGTTAAAATGAAGCTTTTTGGATTTTTCGGGTATTTAATTGTTTTTTTAAAGGCTTTGGGCGAAGCATGGATTGATGTTGTAAAACGAAGTTTCGATGGTAAAATCGACCCAGAAGTTATTGAAATTAACACAGATATAAACAGCTTAATGGGACAAGTTTTACTTGCATCAAGCATTACATTAACTCCAGGAACCCTTACAATTGATTTAAATTCTGAAAACAAAACCCTAAAAGTAGCTTCAATAAGTCCGAGAACAAAAGATGAGATAGTTCCTTTTGAACCTTACATAAAAAAGATTTTTGATTAA
- a CDS encoding L-serine ammonia-lyase, iron-sulfur-dependent, subunit alpha has translation MDDSKRILITKILKNEVTEALGCTEVGLIGYAVSLCNISDPFSIEKIELTLNNGSFKNVYAVGVPNTGKYGLLPAVVGGFLGNSKNKLLIFNDITYSQELEDFTKEKLEIKVINGPLYCSVKIKDNSGKIHESLIKDNHLNVVIPEIKKEKINMEINSSEKEKYKNLELLDFLNYLDEIPEEIIKLVEKTIYTNKNLIKGDFLNYGTDILSNMVNKTTSACNIRMTGENMTAMSVAKSGNMGIMATLPIISYDFSTENNSEKLIKSVLLSMLVTIYSTYNSSYLSSMCGCVSKGGMGAVIGLSHYKNGKNLKKFDSSARTFTANLPGIICDGGKVGCALKLASGCFAAYSSLFVDISYENGIVGKNFKECVENISKISKAMGDLDCDIVEIMSKKEM, from the coding sequence ATGGATGATTCTAAACGCATTTTAATTACAAAAATATTAAAAAACGAAGTAACGGAAGCATTGGGATGTACTGAAGTTGGATTGATCGGTTACGCAGTTTCACTTTGTAATATTTCAGATCCTTTTTCGATCGAAAAAATCGAACTTACACTAAATAATGGCTCTTTTAAAAATGTTTACGCTGTAGGAGTTCCAAATACTGGAAAATATGGACTACTGCCTGCAGTTGTTGGCGGATTTTTGGGAAATTCTAAAAACAAACTTTTAATTTTTAACGATATAACTTACAGCCAAGAATTGGAAGATTTTACCAAAGAAAAACTCGAAATAAAAGTAATTAATGGCCCATTATACTGCAGTGTAAAAATTAAAGATAATTCTGGAAAAATTCATGAATCTTTAATTAAAGACAATCATTTAAACGTTGTAATTCCCGAAATTAAAAAAGAAAAAATAAATATGGAAATAAATAGTTCTGAAAAAGAAAAATACAAAAACCTTGAATTATTGGATTTTTTAAATTATCTAGACGAAATTCCAGAAGAAATTATTAAACTGGTTGAAAAAACAATTTATACAAATAAAAATTTAATTAAAGGCGACTTTTTAAATTATGGGACCGATATTTTGTCAAACATGGTTAATAAAACCACGTCAGCCTGCAACATCCGAATGACTGGGGAAAATATGACTGCAATGAGTGTTGCAAAAAGTGGAAACATGGGAATCATGGCAACACTTCCAATAATTTCCTATGATTTTTCAACTGAAAATAATTCAGAAAAATTAATAAAATCTGTTCTTCTTTCAATGCTCGTTACAATTTATTCTACGTATAATTCATCATACCTTTCATCAATGTGTGGATGCGTAAGTAAAGGTGGAATGGGGGCAGTTATTGGGCTTAGCCACTACAAAAATGGCAAAAACCTTAAAAAATTTGATAGTTCTGCAAGGACATTCACTGCAAATTTACCTGGAATAATATGCGATGGTGGAAAAGTTGGATGTGCATTAAAACTTGCATCAGGATGTTTTGCAGCGTATTCTTCTCTTTTTGTCGATATATCTTATGAAAATGGAATCGTCGGCAAAAATTTTAAAGAATGCGTTGAAAATATTTCAAAAATTAGTAAAGCAATGGGAGATCTCGATTGTGATATCGTAGAAATCATGTCCAAAAAAGAAATGTAA
- a CDS encoding HTH domain-containing protein, which translates to MSELINIPKYGRKIDFWTCLKKAFEKNVKIDIGHFKIICMFLDVMDFYENLSKDTSKKEARKILEKEGIFSKNSEYISGEYIKKHIDRESRVAVHNRINDLRKLEFSIETKPGPLGGYKLLKTPDWFLNGENV; encoded by the coding sequence ATGTCTGAACTTATAAACATTCCTAAATACGGCAGAAAAATTGATTTCTGGACCTGCCTTAAAAAAGCATTTGAAAAAAATGTTAAAATTGACATTGGGCACTTTAAAATCATTTGCATGTTTCTTGATGTCATGGATTTTTACGAAAACCTGAGTAAAGATACTTCTAAAAAAGAAGCGAGGAAAATTCTTGAAAAAGAAGGGATCTTTTCTAAAAATTCGGAATACATTTCAGGAGAATATATAAAAAAGCATATTGATAGAGAAAGTAGGGTTGCAGTTCATAATAGAATCAATGATTTAAGAAAACTTGAATTTAGTATTGAAACCAAGCCTGGGCCGCTTGGCGGATATAAATTACTAAAAACTCCGGACTGGTTTTTAAACGGAGAAAATGTTTAA
- a CDS encoding HPP family protein yields the protein MKVKSLMDKKFIKIYPDFTVQTVIDLMYKNKKFSTPIIDNDGKMVGWTTAIDLMVVSDKNIPIKDIMSPIADVIVVNKNEPAREAVTKIVEYKVISIPVLNDRGQLVGIVRNCDITKTLSKLYDIPVHSIFKSLMGELKGISWEELMNAAAIVTKQTTGETITGEDYERRIKGSTFGQAIWACGGLEKFFTGLIKIGEVALARKVSCKNVIKK from the coding sequence ATGAAAGTAAAAAGCTTGATGGATAAAAAATTTATTAAAATATATCCTGATTTTACTGTACAGACGGTTATTGACTTAATGTATAAAAATAAAAAATTCAGCACACCAATTATTGACAATGACGGTAAAATGGTTGGCTGGACGACTGCTATTGATTTGATGGTAGTTTCCGATAAAAATATTCCAATAAAAGACATTATGAGTCCCATTGCGGATGTAATTGTTGTAAATAAAAACGAACCTGCAAGGGAAGCAGTTACCAAAATAGTTGAATACAAAGTTATAAGCATTCCAGTTTTAAATGACAGAGGACAGCTTGTTGGAATTGTTAGAAACTGCGATATTACAAAAACTCTTTCTAAACTGTACGACATTCCAGTACACAGTATTTTTAAATCATTAATGGGCGAATTAAAAGGGATTTCCTGGGAAGAATTAATGAATGCTGCTGCAATCGTTACAAAACAGACTACTGGTGAAACGATCACTGGTGAAGATTACGAAAGAAGAATAAAAGGTTCTACATTCGGGCAAGCCATCTGGGCTTGTGGGGGACTTGAAAAATTCTTTACCGGCCTTATAAAAATCGGTGAAGTTGCGCTCGCAAGAAAAGTAAGTTGCAAAAATGTCATAAAAAAATAA
- a CDS encoding 4Fe-4S binding protein: MITVKKPVPKIISDISEKLGIDEESVKKKLQDIIVPVERNLYVETNKCVRCELCYEVCPVQAIKEPSVKSPAEIIPEKCVKCEICAKTCPVGAINVLEGRAELKDDNVIYELKEIDVTHRKIRLKKHELDEESCIKCGICERFCPTSAIKVEKRTSIDINLDLCMGCTACEKVCPKSSIKVENEMGEIPTENVISLNNDTCINCMVCSEICPVGAIIYEDGLMKLDDKKCIFCGKCEKNCPVTAIAIQSKNM; encoded by the coding sequence ATGATAACCGTAAAAAAACCAGTCCCAAAAATCATCTCAGATATTTCGGAAAAGCTCGGAATTGATGAAGAATCCGTAAAAAAGAAATTACAAGATATTATTGTGCCAGTTGAAAGGAATTTATACGTAGAAACCAATAAATGCGTTAGATGTGAACTTTGCTACGAAGTATGTCCTGTTCAGGCGATAAAAGAACCGAGTGTTAAAAGTCCTGCTGAAATAATTCCTGAAAAATGTGTAAAATGTGAAATATGTGCTAAAACCTGCCCAGTTGGGGCAATCAATGTCTTGGAAGGTCGTGCAGAATTAAAAGATGATAATGTAATTTACGAATTAAAAGAAATAGATGTGACCCACAGGAAAATACGACTTAAAAAACATGAACTCGACGAAGAATCCTGCATAAAATGTGGAATTTGCGAAAGATTCTGCCCGACTTCTGCAATAAAAGTTGAAAAAAGGACCAGTATCGATATAAACCTAGATCTCTGCATGGGATGCACTGCTTGTGAAAAAGTATGCCCTAAATCTTCGATAAAAGTTGAGAATGAAATGGGCGAAATTCCGACTGAAAATGTAATATCTTTAAATAATGACACCTGCATTAACTGTATGGTATGCAGTGAAATCTGTCCTGTTGGTGCGATAATTTACGAGGACGGACTGATGAAATTGGATGATAAAAAGTGCATATTCTGCGGAAAATGTGAGAAAAACTGTCCTGTAACTGCGATAGCAATTCAATCAAAAAATATGTAA
- a CDS encoding 4Fe-4S binding protein, with product MIDMISEILKKYFGDLDIQFELDRQYINNKIEINPETCILCNRCLEVCPVTAISSNFSEIPNINDKCVYCNTCVETCPVNAINITKTRVKVENGKLIIENRLKSENLEYNRQKCVMCLVCSKNCPFGAISESDDKISFDMEKCVLCGHCEKICPAKAIKLE from the coding sequence ATGATTGATATGATATCGGAAATTCTTAAAAAATACTTTGGTGACTTGGATATACAATTCGAACTTGACCGCCAGTACATCAATAATAAAATCGAAATAAATCCTGAAACTTGCATATTGTGCAATAGATGCCTTGAAGTGTGTCCAGTAACTGCAATCAGCTCAAATTTTTCAGAAATTCCAAATATTAATGATAAATGTGTTTACTGCAACACTTGCGTAGAAACTTGCCCAGTTAATGCCATAAACATTACTAAAACAAGGGTAAAAGTGGAAAATGGAAAGTTAATAATCGAAAATCGATTAAAAAGTGAAAATTTAGAATACAATCGACAGAAATGCGTAATGTGTTTAGTTTGTTCCAAAAACTGTCCATTTGGTGCAATATCTGAATCTGATGATAAAATTTCTTTCGATATGGAAAAATGCGTACTTTGTGGACATTGTGAAAAGATATGCCCTGCAAAAGCGATTAAACTTGAATAA
- a CDS encoding 4Fe-4S binding protein translates to MSSSIWYLYEFVRKKWFMRFTNAKSEKGSFIPPKRFRKIPVIFDLPEKCISCSACAESCPSDAIKMEYNEEFKKNMPVFDAGSCINCGNCVESCPTNVLEMGTLRKEATELLWNVPKLVNLLIDEEICVSCGSCENACPVDAISHNSNGLYEIDVNLCVSCKNCVEACPVENAIVTYDESGLSEKIEIAQNIKFNRKRLGSDFKEETELISEVPRIVPSLCIGCGNCVDVCSGSIDLERLEVTSCVRCGKCLEVCPTTAIRIGIPEKITKRTAECYLVDEEKCIGCRICYRACNVPEAVSISNETNLPYINPEYCVRCGLCQNACPVDAITYIKTEVAKDLYSERKVRDEFENILHNDLEEFTKNYVLVKEEIKTLGKQSVSDENIGEKRKDD, encoded by the coding sequence ATGTCATCATCTATTTGGTATCTTTACGAGTTCGTAAGAAAAAAATGGTTTATGAGATTTACAAACGCCAAATCTGAAAAGGGAAGTTTCATCCCACCGAAAAGATTTAGAAAAATTCCGGTAATTTTTGATTTGCCTGAAAAATGTATAAGTTGCAGTGCGTGTGCAGAATCCTGCCCGTCTGATGCAATTAAAATGGAATACAACGAAGAATTTAAAAAGAATATGCCGGTATTTGATGCAGGTTCCTGTATAAACTGTGGAAACTGTGTTGAATCATGTCCAACAAATGTTTTAGAGATGGGAACTCTTCGAAAAGAAGCTACTGAGCTTTTATGGAACGTTCCAAAACTTGTCAATCTTTTAATTGATGAAGAAATTTGTGTAAGTTGTGGCTCGTGTGAAAATGCATGTCCGGTTGATGCAATTTCGCATAACAGTAATGGACTTTACGAAATAGACGTTAATCTTTGCGTAAGCTGTAAAAACTGTGTTGAAGCCTGTCCTGTAGAAAATGCAATAGTCACTTACGATGAATCGGGACTTTCTGAAAAAATAGAAATCGCACAAAACATCAAATTTAACAGGAAAAGACTCGGAAGCGATTTTAAAGAAGAAACTGAATTAATCTCAGAAGTTCCAAGAATCGTTCCGAGTTTATGTATTGGCTGTGGGAATTGTGTTGATGTGTGTTCGGGTTCAATCGATCTTGAAAGGCTCGAAGTTACATCTTGTGTAAGGTGCGGAAAATGCCTTGAAGTGTGCCCCACAACTGCAATAAGAATCGGAATCCCTGAAAAAATTACTAAAAGAACTGCTGAATGCTACCTAGTCGATGAAGAAAAATGTATTGGATGTAGGATTTGTTACAGGGCATGTAATGTTCCTGAAGCAGTATCTATATCTAACGAAACCAATTTACCATATATTAATCCGGAATACTGTGTAAGGTGTGGACTTTGCCAAAATGCATGTCCGGTTGATGCAATAACTTACATTAAAACTGAAGTAGCCAAGGATCTATACTCCGAAAGAAAAGTACGGGATGAATTTGAAAATATCTTACATAACGACCTTGAAGAGTTCACCAAAAATTACGTGTTAGTGAAAGAAGAAATCAAAACTCTTGGAAAACAGTCGGTTTCAGATGAAAATATTGGTGAAAAGAGGAAGGATGATTGA